Genomic segment of Chloroflexota bacterium:
CGCGCGTGCAATTCCTGCTCGGCCGGCTGACCCCCGAGGGAGTGGATGAGGCCCGGACCGATAGCCGGCCAGGCCAAGCCGTTCGGGCTCTGCTTCTCGCATACCTGGGGCTCCACGATGAGTCGCGTTTGCTGCGCGAGAAATTTGGCGACGTCGGCGCCGACGAGGATGAGACAGCGGCATGGATCCTCGCCTTCCTGCTCGAGGCGGCGACTCTCGAAGCCGATCGCAGTGCGGCGCGTAAGATCGCTCGCCGGCTCCGCGCGGTTTCCGGAACGATTTGCTTCTTTTCTGTCGGGTTCCATTTCAGTATTGCCCGCCTCATCGGCGATGCCGCTGCGCTCGAGGGGGAAGCTGACGAGGCGCTAGCGTATTACAGGCAGGCGCTCGACGTCAGCGCACGCGCGCGAATTCGCCCAGAGGCGGCCATTACCAGGCTTCATCTGGCCGAGCTGTTGTTAGAGGGGTCTTCGGAGGAGCAAGCGGAGGCACAGGGCCACCTCGACTTCGCCATCGAAGAGTTCCGCACGATGAAGATGCAGCCGTCGCTCGAGCGCGCGCTCCGCCACAAGGGCTTGCTCCACGCTTGACCGTTCCTCCGATGGGTACGATGCAGAGGGTGGCTTCAGGGGAAATATGCGCAAGCTGCTCAAGGTTGTTGTCGAGAAACACGATGACGGCTACGTCGCGTATCCGCTCGGCGTCAAGGGCGTCGTCGTGGGCGAGGGCGACACGTATGAAGAGGCGCTGGCAGATGTGACGTCCGCACTTCGATTCCATGTGGAGAGCTTCGGCGCTGGCGTGCTGGGTCCCGGACGAACGAGTGGGTCGCGATGACTCTGCCGTCGACCATACGCGAGGTCGCGTTCGCCCCTCCGGTATAGCCTGTCCGTCCTTGGAGATAAGCGTCGCACGCACGTTCTCGATGGACGCCCCGCTGGCAGCTTGCTGGAACACGGGCTGACAGCGGTTGAGCGACTCCGGATGGATGATGTCCCAGACGCGGAGCCGCTCCACCTCTTCCTGGGTGTAACCGAGCTTGTTCCTGGGTGTAACCGAGCTTGGTAAGCCATGCGTGGTTGACGAATTCGAAGCTTCCATCCGGACGGCAGCGCTGAATCATGTCGGATGCGTTCTCGATGACTGCCCGGTAGCGCTCTTCACTCTCACGGAGGCGACCCTCGACGCTGTCCTGGGGGGATGACATGCGATCTCCATCCGCGAGAACCGGGCAAACTCGGCGCCTCGCGCAACCGGTCGGCTTCGAGCCGAGTCGTCGAGGCCCGCGCAGCGCCCGGTTCGCGCACTTTGGTGCAGTGGAGCGAAACACGTGGCAGCGCCCTGCCGTCGGCGCCACCGCTCTGTCACCCCGCGGATCCGCCGGCGACGGTAATCGCGCAGCGCGGGCCCTAAAATGTTGGCTGCCGCGCGCCCATTCGATGACGTAAGGAAGTGCTCCACTATGATGCGTGAGAATCCCCTGAAGGCGAAGCTGAAGTCCGGGCAG
This window contains:
- a CDS encoding type II toxin-antitoxin system HicB family antitoxin, which encodes MRKLLKVVVEKHDDGYVAYPLGVKGVVVGEGDTYEEALADVTSALRFHVESFGAGVLGPGRTSGSR